From Mytilus edulis chromosome 9, xbMytEdul2.2, whole genome shotgun sequence, the proteins below share one genomic window:
- the LOC139490252 gene encoding probable G-protein coupled receptor B0563.6 isoform X1 produces MDRNSSLIKMFAMLCRRQNVSCGDEQKMNETVAAFLKHILQRHLERKQNRSVVIMESADIVDYVCNMYIGPALCILGIFGNIFNIFVLFRGRLLDSPYVYLKALSFTDMFALILSLPYLLFTKHSDNFSPNVYNAFVFLPVVNLLTAASVWITVGVTIDRFIFVKFPLLARSYSSGSRVKRRIFTIYTFGILFTLPRYFCYSLVNDLGVYRMEFTPFRDSAYYRVYDIVCIIIYHFIPLVIFVVINTYLIVAVYRARFLRQELGIRNNREQDWQVEQRRFTITLIGIIVISIVAIFPSTISDFSRLTNLSLHEYKLLRNISNLLLLCNLSMNFVLFCAFNKRFVRAIKTIFNKRRNKTRIYISFKSRTRSSRSDTCVVTRQHSFISACKM; encoded by the exons ATGGACAGAAACTCTTCTTTAATTAAAATGTTTGCAATGTTATGCAGACGGCAAAACGTATCAT GTGGTGATGAACAGAAAATGAACGAAACTGTGGCTGCTTTTCTTAAACATATACTTCAAAGGCACTTAGAACGAAAACAAAACAGAAGCGTCGTAATAATGGAATCTGCAGATATAGTTGATTATGTTTGTAACATGTATATAGGACCGGCATTGTGCATACTTGGAATATTTGGAAACATAttcaatatatttgtattatttcgTGGGAGGTTACTGGATTCGCCGTACGTTTACCTGAAAGCATTGTCCTTTACAGATATGTTTGCTTTAATCTTATCTTTACCTTACTTGCTTTTTACCAAACATTCGGATAACTTTTCCCCTAATGTTTATAATGCGTTTGTTTTCCTGCCTGTTGTGAATTTACTGACTGCAGCCAGTGTATGGATAACAGTTGGAGTAACTATTGATAgattcatttttgtcaaatttccTTTGTTAGCTAGAAGTTATTCAAGTGGATCTAGAGTGAAAAGACGAATATTCACTATTTACACATTCGGTATACTCTTCACTCTTCCAAGGTATTTCTGTTATTCTTTAGTGAACGATTTAGGAGTGTACCGAATGGAATTTACACCCTTTCGAGATTCGGCTTACTACCGTGTCTATGATATTGTATGTATTATTATCTATCATTTTATTCCATTGGTTATTTTTGTTGTGATAAACACCTACCTCATCGTCGCTGTGTACAGGGCCAGATTTTTAAGACAGGAGTTAGGCATCAGAAACAACAGGGAACAAGATTGGCAGGTAGAACAAAGACGATTTACAATTACACTTATCGGGATAATTGTCATATCGATAGTCGCCATTTTTCCATCGACTATCAGTGACTTCTCAAGACTGACAAATTTATCTCTTCATGAGTATAAACTTTTACGTAATATTAGTAATTTGTTACTTCTTTGTAACTTATCGATGAATTTCGTTCTATTTTGTGCATTTAACAAGCGATTTGTACGCGCAATCAAAACTATTTTCAACAAAAGACGTAACAAAACAAGGATTTATATCTCCTTTAAAAGTCGTACTAGATCGTCAAGATCTGACACATGCGTGGTGACCAGACAACATTCCTTTATCAGTGCTTGTAAAATGTGA
- the LOC139490252 gene encoding probable G-protein coupled receptor B0563.6 isoform X2 → MFRNISYFFGGDEQKMNETVAAFLKHILQRHLERKQNRSVVIMESADIVDYVCNMYIGPALCILGIFGNIFNIFVLFRGRLLDSPYVYLKALSFTDMFALILSLPYLLFTKHSDNFSPNVYNAFVFLPVVNLLTAASVWITVGVTIDRFIFVKFPLLARSYSSGSRVKRRIFTIYTFGILFTLPRYFCYSLVNDLGVYRMEFTPFRDSAYYRVYDIVCIIIYHFIPLVIFVVINTYLIVAVYRARFLRQELGIRNNREQDWQVEQRRFTITLIGIIVISIVAIFPSTISDFSRLTNLSLHEYKLLRNISNLLLLCNLSMNFVLFCAFNKRFVRAIKTIFNKRRNKTRIYISFKSRTRSSRSDTCVVTRQHSFISACKM, encoded by the coding sequence GTGGTGATGAACAGAAAATGAACGAAACTGTGGCTGCTTTTCTTAAACATATACTTCAAAGGCACTTAGAACGAAAACAAAACAGAAGCGTCGTAATAATGGAATCTGCAGATATAGTTGATTATGTTTGTAACATGTATATAGGACCGGCATTGTGCATACTTGGAATATTTGGAAACATAttcaatatatttgtattatttcgTGGGAGGTTACTGGATTCGCCGTACGTTTACCTGAAAGCATTGTCCTTTACAGATATGTTTGCTTTAATCTTATCTTTACCTTACTTGCTTTTTACCAAACATTCGGATAACTTTTCCCCTAATGTTTATAATGCGTTTGTTTTCCTGCCTGTTGTGAATTTACTGACTGCAGCCAGTGTATGGATAACAGTTGGAGTAACTATTGATAgattcatttttgtcaaatttccTTTGTTAGCTAGAAGTTATTCAAGTGGATCTAGAGTGAAAAGACGAATATTCACTATTTACACATTCGGTATACTCTTCACTCTTCCAAGGTATTTCTGTTATTCTTTAGTGAACGATTTAGGAGTGTACCGAATGGAATTTACACCCTTTCGAGATTCGGCTTACTACCGTGTCTATGATATTGTATGTATTATTATCTATCATTTTATTCCATTGGTTATTTTTGTTGTGATAAACACCTACCTCATCGTCGCTGTGTACAGGGCCAGATTTTTAAGACAGGAGTTAGGCATCAGAAACAACAGGGAACAAGATTGGCAGGTAGAACAAAGACGATTTACAATTACACTTATCGGGATAATTGTCATATCGATAGTCGCCATTTTTCCATCGACTATCAGTGACTTCTCAAGACTGACAAATTTATCTCTTCATGAGTATAAACTTTTACGTAATATTAGTAATTTGTTACTTCTTTGTAACTTATCGATGAATTTCGTTCTATTTTGTGCATTTAACAAGCGATTTGTACGCGCAATCAAAACTATTTTCAACAAAAGACGTAACAAAACAAGGATTTATATCTCCTTTAAAAGTCGTACTAGATCGTCAAGATCTGACACATGCGTGGTGACCAGACAACATTCCTTTATCAGTGCTTGTAAAATGTGA